A DNA window from Roseovarius sp. Pro17 contains the following coding sequences:
- a CDS encoding DUF1127 domain-containing protein: protein MTMLVHTRTDTTARKLPLGSMIALYRSRRALAGLDADALADVGLTAAEARIEARRSFWDMPRAWRPTRC from the coding sequence ATGACCATGCTCGTCCACACCCGCACCGACACCACCGCGCGCAAGCTGCCGCTTGGGTCGATGATCGCGCTTTACCGCTCGCGTCGGGCCTTGGCCGGGCTGGATGCGGATGCGCTGGCGGATGTCGGCCTGACCGCTGCCGAGGCCCGGATAGAGGCGCGCCGCTCCTTCTGGGATATGCCCCGCGCGTGGCGGCCCACCCGCTGCTGA
- the gatC gene encoding Asp-tRNA(Asn)/Glu-tRNA(Gln) amidotransferase subunit GatC, translating to MSIDTSTAARVAKLARIRVEEDALPALVDDFNTILGFIEQLGEVDVEGVEPMTSVTPMRLPRRADTVTDGDQQKKVLSNAPDAREGFFAVPKVVE from the coding sequence ATGTCGATTGACACAAGCACCGCCGCCCGTGTGGCCAAGCTGGCCCGTATTCGCGTCGAAGAGGATGCGCTGCCTGCGCTGGTGGATGATTTCAACACTATCCTCGGCTTTATCGAGCAACTGGGCGAGGTGGATGTTGAGGGCGTTGAGCCGATGACCTCCGTCACGCCCATGCGCCTGCCGCGTCGCGCCGACACTGTGACAGATGGCGATCAGCAAAAGAAAGTGCTGTCGAATGCGCCTGATGCGCGCGAGGGGTTCTTTGCTGTGCCGAAAGTGGTGGAATGA
- the rpmG gene encoding 50S ribosomal protein L33, translating into MAKPTTIKIRLNSTAGTGHFYVTKKNARTMTEKMALKKYDPVVRKHVEYKEGKIK; encoded by the coding sequence ATGGCGAAGCCGACCACAATCAAGATCCGCCTGAATTCGACCGCGGGCACGGGCCACTTCTATGTGACCAAGAAAAACGCGCGCACGATGACCGAAAAGATGGCACTCAAGAAATATGATCCCGTCGTGCGCAAGCATGTCGAGTACAAGGAAGGCAAGATCAAGTAA
- a CDS encoding TerC family protein: protein MADLLTIENLGNLIMLCFLQAVLGFDNLLYISIESQRAPVAHQRSVRFWGIIIAVVLRVVLLFIMVHLIDLLAEPFYIFAWTGVIEGAVNFATCVFIIGGIFIMYTAVKEIGHMLTIEHLGDDISAKSGKSAVRVVMLIVMMNLVFSFDSVLSALAITDVFAILATAIILSGVAMLLLADTVTEFLKKNRMYEVLGLFILLIVGVVLLGEAGQAAAHAMHDDTMALHLFGYELIPMSKTTFYFSVVVLVAVEVLQSGYTRKLNAQRRTAARH from the coding sequence ATGGCCGACCTGCTGACCATCGAAAATCTGGGCAACCTCATAATGCTATGTTTTCTGCAAGCGGTCCTCGGCTTTGACAACCTACTCTACATCTCTATTGAATCGCAGCGCGCGCCAGTGGCTCATCAACGCTCGGTCCGGTTTTGGGGTATCATCATCGCCGTGGTGCTGCGGGTCGTGCTGCTGTTTATCATGGTTCATCTGATCGACCTGCTGGCCGAGCCGTTCTATATCTTTGCATGGACGGGCGTCATCGAGGGCGCGGTGAATTTCGCCACCTGCGTGTTCATCATCGGCGGCATCTTCATCATGTATACCGCCGTCAAAGAAATCGGTCACATGCTGACGATCGAGCATCTGGGCGACGATATCAGCGCCAAATCGGGCAAGTCTGCCGTGCGGGTCGTCATGCTGATCGTGATGATGAACCTCGTGTTCTCATTCGATTCGGTGCTGTCGGCGCTGGCGATTACCGATGTTTTCGCCATCCTCGCGACCGCGATCATCCTGTCGGGCGTGGCCATGCTGCTGCTGGCCGATACCGTCACCGAGTTCCTGAAAAAGAACCGGATGTATGAGGTGCTGGGCCTCTTTATCCTGCTAATCGTCGGCGTCGTCCTGTTGGGCGAGGCGGGACAGGCGGCGGCACATGCGATGCATGACGACACGATGGCGCTGCACCTGTTTGGTTATGAACTGATCCCGATGTCCAAGACGACGTTCTATTTCAGCGTCGTTGTTCTGGTCGCGGTCGAGGTGCTTCAGTCGGGCTATACCCGCAAGCTGAACGCGCAGCGCCGCACTGCGGCCCGGCACTGA
- a CDS encoding Bax inhibitor-1/YccA family protein — protein MAEYNTIRTAGGTRTAAIDQGLRAHMNKVYSTMSVGMLLTFLTAWAVGNNAYMMETLFTGFTRYIVMFAPLIMVFAFGAVINKLSAAAAQLFFYAFAAVMGVSISYIFIIFTDFSIAQVFLTTAIAFAGLSLWGYTTKKDISGWGSFLIMGLIGLVVAMVINIFLGSPAVMFAISIIGVLIFAGLTAYDTQSIKNEYLAHAHNGDSEWLGKSAIMGALRLYLDFINMFMFLLQLMGNRE, from the coding sequence ATGGCTGAATACAACACGATCCGGACGGCAGGTGGGACCCGCACAGCCGCGATCGATCAGGGCCTGCGCGCCCATATGAATAAGGTCTACAGCACGATGTCGGTCGGCATGTTGCTGACCTTCTTGACCGCTTGGGCCGTCGGCAACAACGCCTACATGATGGAGACGCTGTTCACCGGCTTCACCCGCTATATCGTGATGTTCGCACCGCTGATCATGGTTTTCGCGTTTGGCGCTGTCATCAACAAGCTGTCGGCAGCCGCCGCGCAGTTGTTTTTCTATGCCTTTGCCGCCGTCATGGGCGTCTCGATCAGCTACATCTTTATCATCTTCACCGATTTCTCGATCGCTCAGGTCTTTCTGACGACCGCAATCGCCTTTGCCGGTCTGTCCCTCTGGGGTTACACGACCAAAAAGGACATCTCGGGCTGGGGCAGCTTCCTGATCATGGGCCTGATCGGCTTGGTCGTGGCAATGGTCATCAACATCTTCCTCGGCTCGCCGGCGGTCATGTTCGCGATCTCGATCATCGGAGTGTTGATCTTTGCGGGCCTCACTGCCTACGACACGCAGTCGATCAAGAATGAGTATCTGGCCCACGCGCACAATGGCGACAGCGAATGGCTGGGCAAGTCGGCAATCATGGGCGCACTGCGCCTCTACCTCGACTTCATCAACATGTTCATGTTCCTGCTGCAGTTGATGGGCAACCGCGAGTAA
- a CDS encoding N-acetylmuramoyl-L-alanine amidase, with the protein MSPRIDADLPDVVWQPSPNVGARRGGVEPDIIVVHFTNMQSADAAVARLCDPDAQVSCHYVISEDGRLWQLVDEAARAWHAGQGRWGAVSDVNSRSIGIELASRGNHPFPEPQMHMLERLLPGIMARWHIPPERVIGHSDIAPDRKDDPGPHFDWRRLAMQGLAIWPQAGAAADLSRFRDLSAQVGYGAEFSDEAVLTALRLRWRPWARGPLDAGDMAVLANITARFPVDRGGQGA; encoded by the coding sequence GTGAGCCCTCGCATTGACGCGGACTTGCCGGATGTCGTCTGGCAGCCGTCGCCCAACGTGGGGGCGCGGCGCGGCGGGGTCGAGCCCGATATCATCGTGGTCCATTTCACCAATATGCAGAGCGCCGACGCGGCGGTCGCGCGACTGTGCGATCCGGACGCGCAGGTATCCTGTCACTACGTCATCAGCGAGGATGGCAGGCTGTGGCAGCTGGTGGATGAGGCCGCGCGCGCCTGGCACGCGGGGCAGGGCCGCTGGGGTGCGGTAAGCGACGTCAACTCCCGCTCGATCGGGATTGAGCTGGCCAGTCGCGGCAACCATCCGTTTCCCGAGCCTCAGATGCATATGCTGGAGCGGTTGTTGCCGGGCATCATGGCGCGCTGGCATATTCCGCCCGAGCGGGTCATCGGTCATTCCGACATAGCGCCGGATCGCAAGGACGATCCCGGCCCGCATTTCGACTGGCGTCGGCTGGCCATGCAGGGATTGGCGATATGGCCGCAGGCCGGTGCCGCAGCGGATCTATCCCGGTTCCGCGATCTGAGTGCGCAAGTGGGCTATGGTGCCGAGTTCAGCGACGAGGCGGTGCTGACTGCGCTGCGCCTGCGCTGGCGGCCTTGGGCGCGTGGGCCACTGGACGCTGGCGACATGGCCGTGCTGGCCAATATAACTGCGCGCTTTCCCGTTGACCGGGGCGGGCAGGGTGCTTAA
- a CDS encoding 5-bromo-4-chloroindolyl phosphate hydrolysis family protein: MAQRFGGKFSPDGNDNDTKAPVAQRHRVDPAGARANLMFVPAAVVLFTSLAAGAAGLALGATSAAVLALSAWLLRGGLRAEAAYAERKVARRPGIPRKIFSSALAGIGIALAALSGDGSVIAAILYGAVTTGLHIAAFGVDPLRDKGMEGVDTFQQDRVARTVEQAEALLAQMSDAILRARDRRLEDRVARFQTTVREMLRTLEEDPRDLSAARRYTGVYLMGARDATIKFADVYTRKQDTTARSDYLALLDDLEENFAAKTQKLLQNNQGELEVEITVLRDRLEREGVHLPRTTTTQEDL, from the coding sequence ATGGCGCAGCGGTTCGGCGGCAAATTCAGCCCGGATGGGAACGACAACGACACCAAGGCGCCCGTAGCGCAGCGCCACCGCGTAGATCCTGCGGGCGCGCGCGCGAACCTCATGTTCGTGCCTGCCGCTGTCGTGCTGTTCACCTCTCTCGCTGCCGGGGCGGCGGGACTGGCACTGGGCGCGACTTCGGCCGCCGTTTTGGCGCTGTCGGCGTGGCTTTTGCGTGGCGGCCTGCGCGCCGAAGCGGCCTACGCCGAGCGCAAAGTGGCCCGCCGCCCCGGCATCCCGCGCAAGATATTTTCGTCGGCGCTCGCCGGTATCGGGATCGCGCTGGCGGCCCTGTCGGGCGATGGCAGCGTGATCGCCGCAATCCTCTATGGCGCAGTCACCACCGGCCTGCATATCGCCGCCTTTGGCGTCGACCCGCTACGCGACAAGGGAATGGAGGGCGTCGACACCTTTCAGCAGGACCGCGTTGCGCGCACCGTCGAGCAGGCCGAGGCGCTGCTGGCGCAGATGTCGGATGCCATCCTGCGCGCCCGCGACCGCAGGCTGGAGGACCGCGTCGCACGTTTTCAAACCACGGTGCGCGAAATGTTGCGCACGCTGGAAGAAGACCCGCGCGACCTGAGCGCTGCGCGCCGTTATACTGGCGTTTATTTGATGGGAGCACGCGACGCGACGATCAAGTTCGCCGATGTCTATACTCGCAAGCAGGACACGACTGCGCGGTCCGACTATCTCGCGCTGCTTGACGATCTAGAAGAGAATTTCGCCGCCAAGACGCAAAAACTGCTACAGAATAATCAGGGCGAGCTTGAGGTCGAGATCACCGTACTACGCGACCGGCTGGAGCGCGAAGGCGTTCATCTGCCCCGAACAACTACCACCCAAGAGGATCTATAA
- a CDS encoding metal-dependent hydrolase, protein MKIIWLGHSSFRIEWGGQTLLIDPWLNGNPMLPEARHDEATKGATHILLTHAHFDHASDTLDLARKLKIPVVGQFDLMSHWAEHENIETVGFNKGGTVDLGGVRVTMVHATHSSSFAGPNGPHVAGSECGFMIEHDGRTIYVSGDTDVMADMGVFQALHRPEVGILCAGGHFTMDMRRAAYAAKTFFDFKTVIPCHYRTFDALEQSAEALVTALPGVNVIEPQVMEAIDL, encoded by the coding sequence ATGAAGATCATCTGGCTTGGACACAGTTCATTTCGTATCGAATGGGGCGGGCAGACCCTGCTGATCGACCCGTGGCTGAACGGCAATCCGATGCTGCCTGAGGCACGTCACGACGAGGCGACCAAGGGCGCCACGCATATCCTGCTGACCCATGCGCATTTCGACCATGCGTCAGATACTCTGGACCTCGCCCGCAAGCTGAAAATCCCGGTCGTCGGGCAGTTCGACCTGATGAGTCACTGGGCCGAGCATGAAAACATCGAGACGGTCGGATTTAACAAGGGTGGCACGGTCGATCTGGGCGGCGTGCGCGTCACGATGGTCCACGCGACCCACTCCAGCAGCTTTGCCGGGCCGAATGGCCCTCATGTGGCAGGCAGTGAGTGCGGCTTTATGATCGAACACGACGGGCGCACAATCTATGTTAGCGGCGACACCGACGTTATGGCCGACATGGGCGTCTTTCAGGCGCTGCATCGGCCCGAGGTCGGTATCCTCTGCGCAGGCGGGCATTTCACCATGGACATGCGCCGCGCAGCCTATGCCGCCAAGACCTTCTTTGATTTCAAGACGGTAATCCCTTGCCACTACCGCACCTTCGACGCGCTAGAACAGTCAGCCGAGGCATTGGTGACCGCCCTGCCCGGCGTGAACGTGATCGAGCCACAAGTCATGGAGGCAATTGACCTCTGA
- a CDS encoding nucleoside deaminase, translating into MSFTSHMDAALAEARAAAARGEVPVGAVMLDSAGNIVARGSNRTRELSDPTAHAEILAIRAACAAAGSERLMGHTLYVTLEPCAMCAAAIAAARLKAVYFGAIDPKSGGVLHGARVFSHPQAHHKPEVYDGIAAEESEALLKAFFASKRE; encoded by the coding sequence ATGAGCTTTACCAGTCATATGGACGCCGCGCTTGCCGAGGCCCGCGCCGCCGCCGCCCGCGGCGAGGTGCCGGTGGGCGCCGTGATGCTGGACAGCGCAGGCAATATCGTCGCGCGCGGCAGCAACCGCACCCGCGAACTGAGCGATCCGACCGCCCACGCCGAGATTCTGGCTATTCGCGCCGCCTGCGCCGCTGCGGGGAGCGAGCGTTTGATGGGTCACACCCTCTACGTCACGCTTGAGCCTTGCGCGATGTGCGCCGCCGCCATAGCCGCCGCCCGCCTGAAGGCAGTCTATTTCGGTGCGATCGATCCGAAATCGGGCGGCGTTTTGCATGGCGCACGGGTATTCAGCCACCCGCAAGCGCACCACAAGCCTGAGGTTTACGACGGGATTGCTGCGGAGGAAAGCGAGGCTTTGCTAAAGGCATTTTTTGCCTCAAAGCGCGAGTGA
- a CDS encoding pseudouridine synthase, whose protein sequence is MSKDAPSPGTTPPPGERIAKVIARAGIASRREAERLIETGCVTVNGKVIDRAALNVTPQDRVTVNGKTLGAPEPARLWLYHKPSGLVTTNSDEQGRVTIFDELPDDLPRVMTVGRLDITSEGLLLLTNDGGIKRKLELPSTGWLRKYRVRVNGRPTDATFAPLREGLVLDGERFQPMAVSLDRQQGANAWITCAIREGRNREVRRAMEAVGLTVNRLIRVSYGPFQLGQLKPGAVEEIRARVLRDQLGLDPETEAQPALKPKPRPRRTGSSLAGKPGPAQPDPSRPSPARPGAPKGGKSGGARSAKPDHVNKPGAGRSAKPAHGAKPGAGRNAKPAEGGKPGPKGGKPTPRKPTIRRRNRD, encoded by the coding sequence ATGAGCAAAGACGCCCCTTCCCCCGGCACGACCCCGCCCCCCGGCGAACGCATCGCCAAAGTTATCGCGCGCGCTGGCATCGCCAGCCGCCGCGAGGCAGAGCGCCTGATCGAAACCGGTTGCGTTACCGTCAACGGCAAGGTCATCGACCGCGCTGCGCTGAACGTGACGCCTCAGGACCGCGTCACCGTGAATGGCAAAACGCTGGGCGCGCCCGAGCCTGCGCGCCTCTGGCTTTATCACAAGCCCTCTGGCCTCGTGACAACCAACAGTGATGAGCAGGGCCGCGTCACCATATTCGACGAGCTGCCCGACGATCTGCCGCGCGTAATGACAGTGGGCCGACTGGATATCACATCCGAGGGACTGCTGCTGCTGACCAACGACGGCGGCATCAAGCGCAAGCTGGAATTGCCCAGCACCGGCTGGCTGCGCAAGTACCGCGTGCGCGTGAATGGCCGCCCGACCGACGCCACCTTTGCGCCGCTGCGCGAGGGTCTGGTGCTGGATGGTGAGCGGTTTCAACCGATGGCCGTGTCGCTGGACCGCCAGCAGGGCGCGAACGCATGGATCACCTGCGCCATTCGCGAGGGCCGCAACCGCGAGGTGCGACGCGCGATGGAGGCCGTCGGTCTGACCGTCAACCGCCTGATCCGCGTCAGCTATGGCCCCTTTCAGCTAGGCCAGCTAAAGCCCGGAGCCGTCGAGGAAATCCGCGCGCGCGTGCTGCGCGACCAACTGGGGCTGGACCCCGAAACCGAGGCGCAGCCAGCCCTCAAGCCCAAGCCGCGCCCCCGCCGCACGGGTTCGTCGCTGGCAGGCAAGCCCGGCCCGGCACAACCCGACCCTTCCCGGCCCAGCCCTGCCCGACCCGGTGCGCCCAAGGGCGGCAAATCAGGCGGGGCGCGGTCTGCAAAGCCGGATCATGTCAACAAACCGGGTGCTGGCCGCTCAGCTAAACCTGCTCATGGTGCCAAGCCAGGCGCGGGCCGCAATGCCAAGCCGGCCGAAGGCGGCAAGCCCGGCCCAAAGGGGGGCAAACCCACCCCGCGCAAACCAACCATACGCCGCCGCAATCGGGATTAA
- a CDS encoding LysR family transcriptional regulator: MRNLDMTTLRSFVAVADQGGVTRAAAMLNLTQSAVSMQLKRLEDLLGLGLLDRTGRRIALTPSGEQMLGYARRLVALNDEVVGRLTDQVWEGEVTFGVPHDIIHPVIPRVLKQFNAAFPRVRVHLSSLFTSLLLESHGKGEIDLILTTETMVGPGGETLTEVPLRFYGAKGGTAWKQRPLRIATCRNCLFRPKAIRLLDDANIDWESAIDSASDGAIEATVSADLAVTAMLEGTASHHLEPVPQHAGLPDLGEQKINMYGAATPQSELVTQLAAVVRQRFGASALAVAS; the protein is encoded by the coding sequence ATGAGAAATCTTGACATGACGACGTTGCGCTCATTTGTGGCGGTGGCTGATCAGGGGGGCGTCACCCGCGCCGCCGCAATGCTGAACCTGACGCAATCGGCGGTCTCGATGCAGCTCAAGCGGTTGGAGGATCTGCTGGGTCTTGGCCTGCTGGATCGCACCGGCAGGCGCATCGCGCTGACACCCTCGGGCGAGCAGATGCTGGGATATGCGCGCCGTCTGGTCGCGCTGAACGACGAGGTTGTCGGGCGTCTCACTGATCAGGTTTGGGAGGGAGAAGTGACGTTCGGCGTGCCGCATGACATCATCCATCCGGTGATTCCCCGCGTTCTAAAGCAGTTCAACGCCGCATTTCCGCGCGTGCGTGTGCACCTTAGTTCGCTATTTACCAGTCTACTGCTGGAGTCGCATGGCAAGGGCGAGATCGACTTGATCCTTACGACCGAAACCATGGTTGGTCCCGGCGGCGAGACGCTGACCGAGGTGCCACTTCGCTTTTACGGCGCGAAGGGCGGAACGGCGTGGAAGCAGCGCCCGCTGCGCATCGCTACCTGCCGCAACTGCCTGTTTCGCCCCAAGGCCATCCGGCTTCTGGACGACGCCAATATCGATTGGGAAAGTGCGATCGACTCGGCTTCGGACGGTGCGATCGAGGCGACCGTCAGCGCCGATTTGGCGGTGACGGCGATGCTGGAAGGGACAGCGTCGCACCATCTGGAACCGGTTCCGCAACACGCGGGCCTGCCTGATCTGGGAGAGCAAAAGATCAATATGTATGGCGCCGCCACCCCGCAGAGCGAACTGGTGACGCAGTTGGCGGCCGTTGTGCGGCAGCGCTTTGGTGCTTCTGCGCTGGCGGTGGCGTCCTGA
- the gatA gene encoding Asp-tRNA(Asn)/Glu-tRNA(Gln) amidotransferase subunit GatA, producing the protein MSDLNKLTIAEARDALRKGDVTSAELTEACLTEIEGARALNAFVHETPDLAREMAAAADTRLKRGDAPAMCGIPLGIKDLFCTKGVPSQAGSGILEGFTPEYESTVTQNLFDAGAVMLGKLNMDEFAMGSSNETSVYGNVVNPWRRGNDDAQLTPGGSSGGSAAAVAADLCLGATGTDTGGSIRQPAAFTGITGIKPTYGRCSRWGVVAFASSLDQAGPMTKTVRDSAIMLGAMCSYDAKDSTSADIPVPDFEAALSGDVRGKVIGIPKEYRMDGMPAEIEKLWADGTAMLKDAGAEVRDISLPHTKYALPAYYVIAPAEASSNLARYDGVRYGHRAKLAPGDGITEMYEKTRAEGFGAEVQRRVMIGTYVLSAGFYDAYYNRARKVRTLIKRDFEQVFEAGVDAILTPATPSAAFGLGEMASADPVQMYLNDVFTVTVNLAGLPGVTVPAGQDAQGLPLGLQLIGRPWEEGDLLNCAYALERAAGFVAKPQKWW; encoded by the coding sequence ATGTCTGATCTGAACAAGCTGACGATTGCCGAAGCCCGCGATGCGCTGCGCAAGGGTGACGTCACCAGTGCCGAGCTGACCGAGGCGTGCCTGACTGAAATCGAGGGTGCGCGCGCACTGAACGCGTTCGTGCATGAGACGCCCGATCTGGCGCGCGAGATGGCCGCTGCCGCCGACACGCGACTAAAGCGCGGTGATGCGCCCGCGATGTGCGGCATCCCGCTGGGGATAAAGGATTTGTTTTGCACCAAAGGCGTGCCGAGCCAAGCGGGCAGTGGCATCCTGGAGGGGTTCACGCCCGAATACGAATCGACTGTAACGCAGAATCTGTTTGATGCAGGCGCGGTCATGCTGGGCAAGTTGAACATGGACGAATTCGCCATGGGCTCGTCCAACGAGACCAGCGTTTACGGTAACGTCGTGAATCCTTGGCGGCGCGGAAACGACGATGCTCAGCTAACACCCGGCGGCTCGTCCGGTGGCTCGGCTGCCGCTGTCGCCGCCGATCTGTGCCTCGGCGCGACCGGCACCGATACGGGCGGCTCGATCCGCCAGCCAGCGGCCTTTACCGGCATAACCGGGATCAAGCCGACCTACGGGCGCTGCTCGCGCTGGGGGGTCGTCGCCTTTGCCTCTAGCCTCGATCAGGCCGGACCCATGACGAAAACAGTGCGCGATTCGGCGATCATGCTGGGCGCGATGTGCAGCTACGACGCCAAGGACAGCACCAGCGCCGACATCCCGGTGCCGGATTTCGAGGCGGCGCTGTCGGGCGATGTTCGCGGCAAAGTGATCGGCATCCCCAAAGAGTACCGCATGGACGGGATGCCTGCCGAGATCGAAAAACTATGGGCCGATGGCACGGCAATGCTAAAGGACGCAGGTGCCGAAGTGCGCGACATTTCCCTGCCGCACACCAAATATGCGCTGCCTGCCTACTACGTCATTGCGCCCGCCGAGGCATCCAGCAACCTCGCTCGCTATGATGGCGTGCGCTACGGTCACCGGGCCAAGCTGGCGCCGGGCGATGGCATTACCGAGATGTATGAGAAAACCCGCGCAGAAGGGTTCGGCGCCGAGGTGCAGCGCCGTGTGATGATTGGTACCTATGTTCTCTCCGCAGGCTTTTACGACGCTTATTACAATCGCGCGCGCAAAGTGCGCACACTGATCAAGCGCGATTTTGAGCAGGTATTCGAGGCCGGCGTCGATGCGATTCTGACGCCAGCGACCCCCAGCGCCGCGTTCGGCCTCGGTGAAATGGCCAGCGCCGATCCTGTTCAGATGTATCTGAACGACGTTTTTACTGTTACGGTGAACCTTGCCGGCCTTCCGGGCGTTACAGTTCCAGCGGGGCAGGACGCGCAGGGGCTTCCCTTGGGGCTGCAACTGATCGGGCGTCCGTGGGAAGAAGGCGATCTGCTGAATTGCGCCTACGCGCTGGAGCGGGCCGCCGGATTTGTAGCCAAGCCGCAAAAATGGTGGTAG